A stretch of DNA from Gemmatimonadota bacterium:
TTCTGATGCTGGTCAGGCGATTCGGGGATGCGGCCACCTACGAGGCTCCCAACCATCACGGTGTGTCGGGATTGCGCCTGCAGGGGTTCGAGGACGGTGGCCCGGAGAACCAGTGGGTGGGGTTTTCGCAGTTCCTGCCGGGTGGCGGGGCCGGCCCCGACAGTACGCCCTTCGAGAAAGTCTATGTCGTGCTTGAAGGTGAAATGACTGTCGTCATTGGCGGAGAGGAGACCGTCCTCGGCGCAATGGACAGTTGCACCATTGCACCGAACGAAGTTCGACTGATCGAAAACCGCTCCAACAATGTCTGCAAGATGCTCGTCGTCATGCCCTATCCGGGTGGCAAGAGAGAGGAGTCAGGCTGATGCAGTCCGAGAACCCTCACGCGCTTTTCGACATTTCCGGCAAGGCAGCATTGATTACCGGCGCATCCGGCGCATTCGGGGCGGTGGCAGCACGATGCCTGTCCGGTGCAGGATGCAGGGTTGCCCTTGCGGGCGGGAACCTCGCGAAGGTCGAGGAGATTTCCGCCGCGTGCACGGGACCAGCCATCGAGATCAATTCCCGGCCCGATTCCGAGGAGTCCTGTGCCGGGATGGTTGAACGGACAGTGGCGGAGTTCGGACAGCTCGACATACTCGTCATTGCATCCGGAATGAACAAGGTTGCCTTGATCGACGAAATGCCGGCAGAAACCTTTGGCGCGATC
This window harbors:
- a CDS encoding cupin domain-containing protein, which gives rise to MLVRRFGDAATYEAPNHHGVSGLRLQGFEDGGPENQWVGFSQFLPGGGAGPDSTPFEKVYVVLEGEMTVVIGGEETVLGAMDSCTIAPNEVRLIENRSNNVCKMLVVMPYPGGKREESG